In Maridesulfovibrio frigidus DSM 17176, a genomic segment contains:
- a CDS encoding YciI family protein — MYILSLNYNTPLEDVDKCMDEHIEFLKKQYDAGIFVMSGRKVPRTGGIILARNVSLEELSKIISEDPFHKNGVAEYEVTQFLPTMIIEELAGLKENI, encoded by the coding sequence AATTATAACACACCTCTTGAAGATGTCGATAAATGCATGGATGAGCACATTGAATTTCTGAAAAAACAATACGACGCAGGCATCTTTGTAATGTCAGGTAGAAAGGTACCACGCACTGGCGGAATCATTTTAGCAAGAAATGTCAGTCTTGAAGAATTGAGTAAGATTATTAGTGAAGACCCCTTTCATAAAAACGGCGTTGCAGAATACGAAGTGACGCAATTTCTACCAACAATGATAATAGAAGAGCTGGCTGGGCTTAAAGAAAATATTTAG
- a CDS encoding bacteriohemerythrin yields MDNLWKQEYLLDLDSIDEQHKKFFEMTAGIVQLAERIENAHAIEQIIKAIGGLRTYAFLHFKTEEELLLKYAFPGYLHHTTFHNMYLENMIKFEKEFKVLLKKKHDGEDVNVAMVEYLTHMADYVAGWWAEHIVKQDTI; encoded by the coding sequence ATGGATAATTTATGGAAGCAGGAATATTTGCTCGACCTCGACAGCATTGATGAACAGCACAAAAAATTTTTTGAGATGACAGCGGGGATAGTTCAACTTGCTGAAAGGATAGAAAATGCTCACGCGATAGAGCAGATCATTAAGGCTATTGGGGGACTTAGGACTTACGCATTCCTTCATTTCAAAACGGAAGAAGAGCTTCTTTTAAAGTATGCTTTTCCTGGATATTTGCATCATACTACTTTTCACAATATGTATTTGGAAAACATGATCAAATTTGAGAAGGAGTTTAAAGTTCTGCTTAAAAAGAAGCATGATGGCGAAGATGTAAATGTTGCCATGGTAGAATATTTAACTCACATGGCCGATTATGTCGCAGGGTGGTGGGCAGAGCACATTGTAAAACAGGACACTATTTAA
- a CDS encoding MarR family winged helix-turn-helix transcriptional regulator, producing the protein MDKPLLHLFIHIGKLLNDSFREKLNERGIHFGQARILMVLSKHEHLSQVEIGRGLHIKPATVSNLINKMEKSELIKRIPDKNDNRIMLAELTLEGKAASKFAESVFIQVESQVRSSISPEHFDLLRKPLENIRNTFDESYLKNLNI; encoded by the coding sequence ATGGACAAACCATTGTTACACCTATTTATACACATAGGTAAGTTATTGAACGACTCCTTTAGAGAAAAATTAAATGAGCGAGGAATCCATTTCGGGCAAGCCAGAATACTTATGGTTCTATCGAAGCATGAACATCTTTCACAGGTTGAGATAGGTCGAGGACTTCATATAAAACCTGCGACCGTTAGTAATCTTATAAATAAAATGGAAAAATCAGAACTGATCAAACGCATTCCAGATAAAAATGATAACCGAATTATGTTGGCAGAATTAACCCTCGAAGGTAAAGCCGCATCAAAATTTGCTGAGTCCGTTTTTATACAAGTGGAGAGTCAAGTACGATCATCAATTAGCCCTGAACATTTTGACCTACTCAGAAAGCCACTTGAAAACATTCGCAATACATTTGACGAATCTTACCTCAAAAATTTGAATATATAG
- a CDS encoding 4Fe-4S dicluster domain-containing protein, with the protein MTIEQINGCIGCGTCVKTCPTDVIRLDAKTEKAVITYPADCQMCHLCRLYCPVEAITISPEKAIPVIVSWG; encoded by the coding sequence ATGACAATAGAACAAATTAATGGATGCATCGGCTGTGGGACATGCGTAAAAACATGTCCTACGGATGTCATCCGCTTAGATGCTAAAACGGAGAAAGCCGTAATAACATATCCGGCAGACTGCCAAATGTGCCACCTTTGCAGGTTGTATTGCCCTGTCGAGGCCATAACAATATCTCCAGAAAAAGCTATTCCAGTAATAGTTTCGTGGGGTTAA
- a CDS encoding FAD-dependent oxidoreductase gives MNNTEKKLGISRRQFMGFAGAAAGMAALTAMGANTGWASNIPKINPQNITSQETETDVLVIGGGFAGLFAAVKAHDAGSKVLLVSKGRLGASGQTPFAKGMFVFDHENTTITIDEFVDKVSKSALGSNNKTYTKQMAMHSLARVNELREWGYFDSKLCHKSFNTPIQERKIPTMERVVITHLIKEDGRIAGAAGFSIDDNKIHILRAKSVILCTGAGGFKPNGFPICDLTHDGTIMAYKIGAKVTGKEWNDGHSGQAKNAADCFGGWHDMFERIPSTTTAEIHHDLGVEMNYAAYMNGGLRASKGPGMPMKEALSGGPFRPEGFNQEHPKKRPPKPKGPSLGGEPPHRRGVPVGGSSAGMAIHKSEGLVPINDQCESNIPGLYAAGDALGSYMSGAIYTQVGSSSTGSIVQGAIAGEAAATYSKGVALRKLKKSKIQKIKDEILAPLKKDMGYSPAWVTQTLQGIMIPNFVLYIKKEKMLKAALAYIEELRDHHMPMMRASDLHELRLAHETANMIHSAEMKLKASLMRKESRCSHFRLDYPDVDDKNWRAWINIYKGADGTMKLEKQPFDSWPA, from the coding sequence ATGAATAATACAGAAAAGAAGCTTGGCATTTCACGTCGGCAATTTATGGGATTTGCGGGAGCAGCAGCCGGAATGGCTGCCCTTACAGCTATGGGAGCAAACACAGGCTGGGCCAGCAATATACCAAAAATTAATCCACAAAATATTACTAGTCAGGAAACTGAAACAGACGTGCTCGTTATCGGTGGTGGATTTGCGGGTCTTTTTGCGGCCGTAAAAGCTCATGATGCTGGATCTAAAGTTTTACTTGTATCCAAAGGAAGACTCGGTGCATCGGGACAAACCCCTTTTGCAAAAGGGATGTTCGTATTTGATCATGAAAACACAACAATAACTATTGATGAGTTTGTGGATAAAGTCTCAAAATCTGCTCTCGGCTCTAACAATAAAACATACACCAAACAAATGGCAATGCACTCTCTTGCCCGTGTAAATGAGCTAAGAGAATGGGGCTATTTCGATTCAAAACTTTGCCATAAATCATTTAACACTCCCATCCAAGAGCGCAAAATACCAACAATGGAGCGCGTAGTAATCACCCATCTCATCAAAGAAGATGGGCGAATTGCAGGTGCGGCAGGATTTAGTATTGATGACAATAAAATCCATATTTTGAGAGCAAAAAGCGTAATTTTATGCACAGGTGCAGGTGGATTTAAACCTAATGGATTCCCAATTTGTGATTTGACTCACGATGGAACCATTATGGCGTATAAAATCGGCGCGAAAGTCACAGGCAAAGAATGGAATGACGGGCATTCCGGACAAGCCAAAAACGCAGCGGATTGTTTTGGCGGCTGGCATGATATGTTTGAAAGAATTCCAAGCACAACCACTGCGGAAATTCATCACGATTTAGGTGTTGAAATGAATTACGCGGCATATATGAATGGTGGATTAAGAGCTTCCAAAGGACCAGGAATGCCTATGAAGGAGGCTCTCTCGGGTGGACCATTCAGGCCGGAAGGATTTAATCAGGAGCATCCTAAAAAGAGACCTCCGAAGCCCAAAGGCCCTAGCCTTGGAGGAGAACCCCCGCACAGAAGAGGTGTTCCGGTAGGCGGCTCGTCAGCTGGAATGGCAATTCACAAATCTGAAGGGTTAGTACCCATTAATGATCAATGTGAATCAAATATCCCAGGACTATATGCTGCAGGAGACGCATTAGGGTCGTACATGTCTGGAGCTATTTACACTCAGGTGGGTTCCTCTTCGACAGGGTCCATCGTACAGGGAGCAATAGCTGGCGAAGCGGCCGCAACATACAGTAAAGGTGTTGCTTTACGAAAGCTTAAGAAATCAAAGATACAAAAAATTAAAGACGAAATACTTGCCCCTCTAAAAAAGGACATGGGATACAGCCCTGCATGGGTCACTCAGACCTTACAGGGAATTATGATTCCGAACTTCGTTCTATATATTAAAAAAGAGAAAATGCTGAAAGCAGCTTTGGCATATATTGAAGAGCTTCGAGATCATCATATGCCTATGATGCGGGCTTCAGATTTGCACGAACTGAGGCTTGCGCACGAAACTGCCAACATGATTCACAGTGCAGAGATGAAGTTAAAGGCCTCGCTTATGCGCAAAGAAAGTCGCTGCAGTCATTTTAGATTAGATTACCCCGATGTCGACGACAAAAATTGGCGGGCATGGATAAACATTTATAAAGGTGCTGATGGCACTATGAAACTTGAAAAACAGCCATTTGATAGTTGGCCGGCGTGA
- a CDS encoding bacteriohemerythrin, with product MAFINWEDKYMVNVADIDKQHEGLFGILNSLHASLVNGEDKSMQSTILDDLIDYTVEHFATEEKLFLEIGFPDSENHKKEHDELTSKAVDIQNEFRNDNATISFELLDFLNDWLTTHTLGLDQEVGSFLNSKGIF from the coding sequence ATGGCTTTTATTAACTGGGAAGACAAGTACATGGTTAACGTGGCTGACATCGATAAACAGCACGAGGGCTTGTTTGGTATTCTTAATAGTCTCCATGCATCGTTAGTAAATGGGGAAGATAAATCCATGCAGTCTACAATCTTAGATGATTTGATAGATTACACTGTGGAACATTTTGCAACGGAAGAAAAATTGTTTTTGGAAATTGGGTTTCCTGATTCTGAGAACCATAAAAAAGAACATGATGAACTGACCAGCAAAGCTGTTGACATTCAAAATGAATTTCGAAATGACAATGCGACTATTTCTTTCGAGTTACTGGATTTTCTTAATGACTGGTTGACTACTCATACTTTGGGATTAGATCAAGAAGTTGGATCTTTTTTGAATAGCAAAGGTATTTTTTAG
- a CDS encoding adenylate/guanylate cyclase domain-containing protein, with protein MKENVDSGCKLILAEFGEPVSELLYLASLSEVTDAFTSILSPESLADLVSLSRIKRKYDQIRLIDRYGMEVMRINYNEGVPTVVLDKKLQFKGTRDYFLKSNILEKDQIYVSPLDLNIEQGKVEVPFKPMIRMATPLFDNDGKKRGVALLNYFGELLFSYLENSTQQLGEEFFLLNEEGYYLFSPTPEMNWGFMFKDRKNDTFQTRFPQIWDEIQDEDSGQILTPNGLFAFTTVNIGNAAHDSSAQIISDAGNWKLVSFVPEKYIENSTQKLFQDILNFVIILIFVAAAVCLALGRLRFSKAKTETSVLEMTKSYERFVPREFLHLLKKERYRDITLESNVRKVMGILFSDIRSYTQISESREPEEVLVFLNQYFQAINPAIANNRGFVDSYHGDALLALFQEKPDHAVQAAIDMRIYLDEFNRKRKENSEDHVDIGIGIHFGEVTLGTVGTTYRMQATVIGDAVNLASRIESVTKAFKIGIVLTGSALKMMENPDEFHIREIDTVRVKGKERPVVLYEVFDIDSPEVRKTKVELEPLMRQGLIWYKKGEFQKALDIFKICSDSCPEDSIPPIYIKRCSTFLRVSPGAGWTGISSV; from the coding sequence ATGAAGGAGAATGTTGACTCAGGATGTAAGCTTATCCTTGCTGAATTTGGAGAACCTGTGTCTGAGCTTTTATATTTAGCCAGTCTTAGTGAAGTAACTGATGCTTTTACCTCAATTCTTTCACCTGAAAGTCTGGCTGATTTGGTAAGTCTTTCTAGAATCAAAAGAAAATATGATCAAATTCGTCTTATAGATCGCTACGGGATGGAAGTGATGCGTATTAATTATAATGAAGGAGTTCCTACAGTCGTTCTGGATAAGAAGCTCCAATTCAAGGGAACAAGAGATTATTTCCTTAAATCCAACATTCTTGAAAAGGATCAGATTTATGTTTCCCCGCTAGATCTGAATATTGAGCAGGGCAAAGTTGAAGTTCCCTTTAAACCAATGATCAGAATGGCTACACCTCTTTTTGATAATGATGGTAAGAAAAGAGGCGTAGCTCTCCTCAACTATTTTGGAGAGCTACTTTTCTCTTATTTAGAAAATAGTACTCAGCAATTAGGAGAAGAGTTCTTTTTACTAAATGAAGAGGGATATTACTTGTTTAGTCCTACTCCTGAAATGAATTGGGGCTTTATGTTCAAGGATAGGAAAAATGATACATTTCAGACTCGTTTTCCGCAAATATGGGATGAGATTCAGGATGAGGATTCTGGACAGATTCTTACTCCAAACGGGTTGTTTGCCTTTACCACTGTGAATATTGGTAATGCAGCACATGATTCTTCTGCACAAATCATAAGTGATGCTGGAAACTGGAAATTAGTTTCTTTTGTCCCTGAAAAGTACATTGAGAACAGTACCCAAAAACTGTTTCAGGATATTTTAAATTTTGTGATTATTTTGATTTTTGTTGCAGCAGCTGTTTGCCTTGCACTTGGGAGATTGCGTTTTTCCAAGGCAAAGACCGAAACTTCTGTTTTAGAAATGACCAAATCATACGAGCGTTTTGTTCCTCGTGAGTTCTTGCACCTCCTCAAGAAGGAGAGATATCGGGATATTACCTTGGAGAGTAACGTTCGAAAGGTGATGGGGATTTTATTCAGTGATATTCGATCGTACACACAGATCTCTGAATCAAGAGAACCAGAAGAAGTTCTCGTTTTCCTTAATCAGTATTTTCAAGCGATTAATCCTGCTATTGCTAATAACAGAGGGTTTGTTGATTCATATCATGGGGATGCTCTTTTAGCCCTTTTTCAGGAAAAACCGGATCATGCTGTTCAAGCTGCAATAGATATGCGTATTTATCTTGATGAATTTAACCGTAAACGAAAAGAAAATAGTGAGGACCACGTAGACATAGGTATTGGTATTCATTTTGGAGAAGTTACTCTAGGAACAGTGGGTACCACCTATCGAATGCAGGCTACAGTTATCGGAGACGCGGTGAATCTTGCCTCACGTATTGAATCAGTTACCAAGGCTTTTAAGATAGGTATTGTCCTTACAGGTTCAGCCCTCAAAATGATGGAAAACCCCGATGAATTTCACATTAGAGAGATAGATACGGTTAGAGTTAAAGGTAAAGAGCGCCCTGTTGTTTTGTATGAAGTCTTTGATATCGATTCTCCTGAAGTTAGAAAAACAAAAGTAGAGCTGGAGCCTCTTATGAGACAGGGGCTTATTTGGTACAAAAAGGGAGAATTTCAGAAAGCGTTAGACATTTTCAAAATTTGTTCTGATTCGTGTCCAGAAGATAGTATCCCTCCAATTTATATTAAAAGATGCAGTACATTCCTCCGAGTATCCCCCGGGGCGGGTTGGACAGGAATCAGTTCAGTATAA
- a CDS encoding universal stress protein, whose protein sequence is MFKNVLLDLGSRADGQLIAHVASFCERANANLTVLNVFEEPSKSVSAYFSTHHKDLQKIIVESYDSKVSGEVAKIGFDLSRVKKEVRWGKDFIETIKLAKEGEYDLVISASQSLTGTPDSTAMHLMRKCPCPVWIHRGDLWRGAVRILAAINTSDTSEENRKLNQKIIDHSTKLIEILRGHLHVVTCWSGYMESVLTSPRFSEAETNKYLEHEQQQAEKEFESLLVNFDSKDAVKGKIIHGNPAIIIPLYAAKQKMDIVVMGSVARAGIPGLLVGNTAEKIVSNLENSILAIKPDGFVSPVK, encoded by the coding sequence ATGTTTAAAAATGTACTATTAGATTTAGGCTCAAGGGCTGATGGGCAACTCATTGCTCATGTTGCGTCTTTTTGTGAACGTGCAAACGCAAACCTTACAGTTTTAAATGTGTTTGAAGAGCCATCTAAATCCGTATCAGCATACTTTTCCACCCACCATAAAGATCTTCAGAAGATTATTGTTGAAAGTTATGACAGTAAAGTTTCCGGGGAAGTGGCAAAAATTGGTTTTGATCTATCTAGAGTCAAGAAAGAAGTTCGGTGGGGAAAAGACTTTATCGAGACTATTAAGCTTGCAAAAGAGGGCGAATATGATCTTGTGATATCAGCTTCTCAATCACTTACAGGGACTCCAGACAGTACAGCCATGCATCTGATGCGGAAGTGTCCATGTCCTGTGTGGATTCATCGAGGAGATCTCTGGCGAGGGGCTGTACGTATTCTTGCAGCAATCAATACTTCGGACACTTCTGAAGAAAATCGGAAGTTGAATCAGAAAATTATTGATCACAGTACTAAGTTAATTGAGATCCTCCGAGGCCATTTGCATGTTGTTACATGTTGGTCTGGCTATATGGAGTCTGTTTTAACTAGCCCTCGATTTAGTGAAGCTGAAACTAATAAATATCTAGAGCATGAACAGCAACAAGCTGAAAAAGAATTTGAGTCGCTTCTGGTTAACTTTGATTCAAAGGATGCCGTGAAGGGAAAAATAATACATGGTAATCCCGCAATCATTATTCCCCTATATGCCGCAAAGCAAAAAATGGATATTGTTGTAATGGGAAGTGTCGCTCGGGCGGGCATCCCCGGTTTGCTTGTTGGGAATACAGCAGAAAAAATCGTATCAAATCTTGAAAATTCGATACTTGCAATCAAGCCTGATGGTTTTGTGTCTCCTGTTAAGTAG
- a CDS encoding phosphate-starvation-inducible PsiE family protein, with protein sequence MFFFDKNTCKEPLEDVLVKRLWFIIRLSVRFLAILMTLVIIWGTLDVVWVLYQRMMTPPVFLLSINDILSTFGAFMAVLIAIEIFANIVIYLEYRMIHLKLVVATALMAAARKVIVLDFKVHDPGVIIALAAIIISLGACYWLIGRHEQRDESSLDPCNVDFNETDDI encoded by the coding sequence ATGTTTTTCTTCGATAAAAATACCTGCAAAGAACCTCTGGAAGATGTTTTAGTCAAACGACTTTGGTTTATTATACGTCTTTCTGTTAGGTTTCTGGCTATTTTGATGACTCTAGTCATTATTTGGGGGACTCTGGATGTCGTATGGGTTCTTTATCAACGAATGATGACTCCGCCTGTTTTTCTTCTCAGTATCAATGATATTTTGTCTACCTTCGGCGCGTTTATGGCTGTCCTTATCGCAATAGAAATATTTGCTAATATAGTTATTTATTTAGAATATCGTATGATTCATCTTAAGCTTGTCGTCGCAACTGCTTTAATGGCTGCAGCTCGAAAAGTTATTGTTTTAGATTTCAAAGTTCACGATCCCGGGGTGATTATTGCTTTAGCGGCTATCATAATTTCTCTTGGAGCTTGTTACTGGTTGATAGGGCGACATGAACAACGTGATGAAAGTTCACTCGATCCTTGTAATGTCGATTTTAATGAAACCGATGATATTTAG
- a CDS encoding protein adenylyltransferase SelO has product MDFNNSYARLPEKFYQRINPVAVENPELIRVNHSLATELALDLPEDDNALAALFSGNAVIEGMDPVAMAYAGHQFGGFVPQLGDGRAVLLGEVISNIGKRFDIQLKGSGQTRFSRNGDGRSALGPVIREYIVSEAMHALGVPTSRALAMVTTGERVFREGPVPGGIFTRVASGLVRVGTFEYFAARNDVEAVRHLADYVIDRHYPEAKSAANPYIDLFRRVCEATAQLIASWMEVGFIHGVMNTDNTSICGETIDYGPCAFMDTYVPDKVFSSIDHAGRYAYNNQPTIGQWNMAALGGCLLGLFDDDVEKARAIGEEELKIFIPAFKKHYMDRMCRKIGLNSADERGFQLVRNLMQLMHQNHVDFTIAFRELSEDMNRFTALFAEIATIEPWVAEWSERIARQGESSAVVQERMCATNPVYIPRNHQIERAIRAAEDQNDFSLTHQLINILKTPYTVQSSSEIYIAPPKPEEVVRQTFCGT; this is encoded by the coding sequence ATGGATTTTAATAATAGCTACGCGCGTTTGCCCGAAAAATTCTACCAGCGGATCAATCCCGTGGCAGTAGAAAATCCGGAGTTAATTCGCGTAAATCATTCCTTGGCTACAGAGCTTGCATTGGATTTGCCAGAGGACGACAATGCGCTGGCTGCGCTTTTTTCTGGCAATGCCGTCATAGAAGGGATGGATCCTGTGGCAATGGCATATGCCGGACATCAGTTCGGAGGATTTGTTCCGCAGCTTGGTGACGGCAGGGCAGTCCTGCTGGGCGAAGTGATCAGCAATATCGGCAAGCGTTTCGACATTCAATTGAAGGGGTCAGGTCAGACTAGATTCTCACGTAATGGGGATGGTCGATCTGCTTTAGGACCGGTTATCCGGGAGTATATTGTAAGCGAAGCTATGCACGCTTTGGGCGTTCCTACGTCTCGCGCTTTGGCCATGGTGACAACGGGAGAACGAGTCTTCCGGGAGGGTCCGGTTCCGGGCGGCATATTCACGCGCGTGGCATCCGGCCTAGTCCGTGTTGGTACTTTTGAATATTTCGCAGCCAGAAATGACGTCGAAGCGGTCAGGCATTTGGCCGATTACGTCATCGATCGTCACTATCCTGAAGCAAAAAGCGCGGCTAATCCATATATCGATTTATTCCGCCGGGTTTGTGAAGCCACAGCCCAGCTTATTGCCAGCTGGATGGAAGTGGGATTCATCCACGGCGTCATGAATACGGACAATACGTCCATCTGCGGCGAAACCATTGATTATGGACCCTGTGCTTTCATGGACACCTATGTCCCGGACAAGGTTTTCAGTTCCATTGATCATGCCGGACGGTATGCCTATAACAATCAGCCCACCATAGGCCAATGGAACATGGCCGCCCTCGGCGGTTGCCTGCTTGGATTGTTCGATGACGATGTTGAGAAGGCTCGCGCTATTGGGGAAGAGGAACTCAAAATCTTTATACCCGCGTTCAAGAAACACTATATGGACAGGATGTGCCGCAAGATCGGGCTGAATAGCGCAGACGAGCGCGGCTTTCAACTTGTTCGTAATTTGATGCAGCTCATGCACCAAAACCACGTTGACTTTACCATCGCCTTCCGGGAACTTTCGGAGGATATGAATCGTTTTACAGCGCTTTTCGCTGAGATAGCCACCATTGAACCATGGGTGGCTGAATGGTCTGAGCGCATCGCCCGACAAGGAGAGAGTAGTGCGGTGGTTCAGGAGAGAATGTGCGCGACCAATCCGGTTTATATTCCTAGAAATCACCAAATTGAAAGGGCAATTCGGGCTGCTGAAGATCAGAATGATTTTTCCCTGACACATCAACTCATAAATATACTGAAGACCCCATATACAGTGCAGTCAAGCAGTGAAATATATATTGCACCTCCTAAACCGGAAGAAGTAGTGAGGCAGACCTTTTGTGGAACATGA
- a CDS encoding DJ-1/PfpI family protein, protein MTEIITKKSIGVVLFPGFELLDVFGPLEMFGTASEYFNICMVAENSSLVESKQGPKSLAEYSFEEPITYDILLVPGGEGTRREVRNESMLAWLRKQAAHAEYVTSVCTGSALLAKAGVLDGICATTNKIAFDWATSQGPEVIWKKQARWVEDGKFFTSSGVSAGIDMSLAIIQKMLGQETAEQIAIWAEYDWHRNASWDPFAKLCGLV, encoded by the coding sequence ATGACTGAAATAATTACAAAAAAATCTATCGGCGTTGTTCTCTTTCCTGGGTTTGAGTTGCTGGATGTATTCGGACCGCTTGAGATGTTTGGCACAGCTAGCGAATATTTCAATATTTGCATGGTTGCGGAAAACAGTTCGCTTGTGGAAAGTAAACAGGGGCCGAAATCGCTAGCCGAGTATTCGTTCGAAGAACCAATTACCTACGATATTCTGTTGGTTCCCGGTGGTGAAGGGACACGTCGGGAAGTTCGAAATGAGTCAATGTTGGCTTGGTTGAGGAAACAGGCAGCTCATGCCGAATACGTGACTTCCGTATGCACGGGAAGCGCACTATTAGCGAAGGCTGGTGTTCTGGATGGGATCTGCGCGACGACCAATAAAATAGCTTTTGACTGGGCTACTTCACAAGGCCCAGAAGTAATATGGAAGAAGCAGGCGCGTTGGGTGGAGGATGGCAAGTTCTTTACTTCTTCAGGTGTTTCGGCGGGAATAGACATGTCACTAGCGATAATCCAGAAGATGCTAGGACAGGAAACAGCGGAGCAAATAGCTATATGGGCTGAGTACGATTGGCACCGAAATGCAAGCTGGGATCCATTCGCAAAATTGTGTGGCTTAGTGTGA
- a CDS encoding TetR/AcrR family transcriptional regulator, protein MSTQTTIIDSSQLPLKMLILDAARKLFAEHGYAQVSMRKLATTIGYSPTTIYHHFKDKKELFLCLTEETYRDFLHAINEILAVSKSPKDALKNILHTFVTMGLENPNAYRVGFMMETDLWKARDSHFEHNPLGKTMYDRINSCVKKCMTPDSTDEDILVTSNSIIAATHGLTALLVTYPNFEWGPVNKLKKQVIDSAVDSIV, encoded by the coding sequence ATGAGTACACAAACTACTATCATAGACAGTTCTCAGCTTCCACTAAAAATGCTGATACTTGATGCTGCGCGAAAACTTTTCGCTGAGCACGGCTATGCGCAGGTTTCCATGCGCAAGCTTGCCACCACCATTGGCTATTCGCCTACTACTATATATCATCACTTTAAGGACAAGAAAGAATTATTCCTTTGCCTGACAGAAGAGACATATAGAGATTTTCTACACGCAATCAACGAGATACTGGCCGTATCGAAGTCTCCCAAAGATGCGCTTAAAAATATTTTGCATACATTCGTCACCATGGGTCTTGAAAACCCCAATGCTTACCGTGTCGGATTTATGATGGAAACGGACTTATGGAAAGCTCGTGACTCACACTTTGAGCACAACCCGCTAGGTAAAACCATGTATGATCGCATCAACTCATGCGTAAAAAAATGCATGACGCCAGATTCTACTGATGAAGATATTTTAGTCACATCAAACTCTATCATCGCAGCGACTCATGGGTTAACGGCTCTACTAGTCACTTACCCGAACTTTGAATGGGGCCCCGTAAATAAACTCAAAAAGCAGGTCATTGACTCTGCTGTAGACAGCATAGTCTAA